The following proteins are co-located in the Microbacterium immunditiarum genome:
- a CDS encoding helix-turn-helix domain-containing protein translates to MRAIHPDADANATPIGARLRAARTGQGLSLGRLAETTGLSKGFLSRVERDETSPSVATLVQLCQVLSLPIGSLFAEPEIQRVSYDDAPRINLGGVHAEERLMSPRSEHRVQLLRSELEPDAHGGKELYTINCDVEVLHVVKGTVVMRFSDRTVTLGAGDALTFPGREPHTWYVDGGKPASVVWVIVPAPWSGSA, encoded by the coding sequence ATGCGCGCGATTCATCCGGATGCCGACGCCAACGCCACCCCGATCGGAGCCCGCCTGCGCGCGGCACGCACGGGCCAAGGCCTCTCGCTCGGCCGACTCGCCGAGACCACCGGCCTGTCGAAGGGTTTCCTCAGTCGCGTCGAGCGCGACGAGACCTCCCCCAGCGTCGCGACGCTCGTGCAGCTGTGCCAGGTGCTGTCGCTGCCGATCGGGTCGCTCTTCGCGGAGCCCGAGATCCAGCGCGTGTCGTACGACGACGCGCCGCGCATCAACCTCGGCGGTGTGCACGCCGAGGAGCGGCTCATGTCACCGCGCAGCGAGCACCGCGTGCAGCTGCTGCGGTCGGAGCTCGAGCCCGACGCGCACGGCGGCAAGGAGCTCTACACGATCAACTGCGACGTCGAGGTGCTGCACGTTGTGAAGGGGACGGTCGTGATGCGGTTCTCGGACCGGACGGTGACGCTCGGCGCCGGCGATGCGCTGACCTTCCCGGGGCGCGAGCCGCACACGTGGTACGTCGACGGCGGGAAGCCGGCGAGTGTCGTGTGGGTGATCGTCCCGGCGCCGTGGAGCGGGTCGGCGTAG
- the speB gene encoding agmatinase, which produces MQPSGTPEPRGPVDASVVPRFAGIATFARLPRLDEVEKADVAIVGVPFDSGVSYRPGARFGPAHVREASRLLRPYNPAQEVFPFGAQQVADAGDIAANPFDIAAAVAEIEAGARELRSRADRLVAIGGDHTIALPLLREVTSVHGPVAVLHFDAHLDTWDTYFGAPTTHGTPFRRASEEGLIDLTASMHVGIRGPLYAKSDLEDDARLGFAIVTSEYVEEHGVPSAVDRIRARVGDKPLYISIDIDVLDPAHAPGTGTPEAGGLTSRELLRMLRALTDLRIVGADVVEVAPAYDHAQLTAVAASHVVYELLSAMAPR; this is translated from the coding sequence ATGCAACCCTCCGGAACGCCGGAGCCGCGCGGCCCGGTCGACGCGAGCGTCGTGCCGCGGTTCGCGGGCATTGCGACGTTCGCGCGCCTGCCGCGGCTCGACGAGGTCGAGAAGGCGGATGTCGCGATCGTCGGCGTCCCGTTCGACAGCGGTGTCAGTTACCGTCCCGGTGCGCGCTTCGGCCCGGCGCACGTGCGCGAGGCGTCGCGTCTGCTGCGTCCGTACAACCCCGCGCAGGAGGTGTTCCCGTTCGGCGCACAGCAGGTCGCCGACGCCGGAGACATCGCCGCGAACCCCTTCGACATCGCGGCCGCGGTCGCCGAGATCGAGGCCGGTGCGCGTGAGCTGCGGAGCCGCGCCGACCGCCTCGTCGCGATCGGCGGTGACCACACGATCGCCCTGCCGCTGCTGCGCGAGGTGACCTCGGTGCACGGTCCGGTCGCGGTGCTGCACTTCGACGCGCACCTCGACACGTGGGACACGTACTTCGGTGCCCCGACCACCCACGGCACGCCGTTCCGTCGCGCGTCGGAGGAGGGGCTCATCGACCTCACCGCGAGCATGCACGTCGGCATCCGCGGCCCCCTCTACGCGAAGAGCGACCTCGAAGACGACGCGCGCCTCGGCTTCGCGATCGTCACGAGCGAGTACGTCGAGGAGCACGGCGTGCCGTCGGCGGTCGACCGCATCCGCGCCCGCGTCGGCGACAAGCCGCTCTACATCTCGATCGACATCGACGTGCTCGATCCCGCGCACGCGCCGGGAACGGGAACGCCCGAGGCGGGCGGGCTCACGAGTCGTGAGCTGTTGCGGATGCTCCGTGCCCTCACCGATCTGCGCATCGTCGGCGCCGACGTGGTCGAGGTCGCGCCCGCGTACGACCACGCGCAGCTCACGGCGGTCGCGGCGAGCCATGTCGTGTACGAGCTGCTGAGTGCGATGGCGCCGCGGTAG
- a CDS encoding nuclear transport factor 2 family protein, producing MTTPDPAAVEAAAAAIVDAFAATDAERYFAAFSPDATFVFHPEPRRLENRGEYERLWEGWVADGWRVTSCTSSDARVQVFDGGAIFSHTVDTSVETSDAPESYRERETIVFVVDGDELVAVHEHLSPFA from the coding sequence ATGACGACACCCGACCCCGCGGCCGTCGAAGCCGCCGCTGCCGCGATCGTCGACGCGTTCGCCGCGACCGACGCCGAGCGGTACTTCGCGGCGTTCTCGCCGGATGCGACGTTCGTGTTCCATCCCGAGCCGCGACGCCTCGAGAACCGAGGTGAGTACGAGCGCCTGTGGGAGGGGTGGGTCGCCGACGGCTGGCGTGTGACGTCGTGCACGTCGAGCGACGCGCGCGTGCAGGTGTTCGACGGCGGCGCGATCTTCTCGCACACCGTCGACACGTCGGTCGAGACATCCGACGCCCCCGAGTCGTATCGCGAGAGGGAGACGATCGTGTTCGTCGTCGACGGCGACGAGCTGGTTGCCGTGCACGAGCACCTGTCGCCCTTCGCCTAA
- a CDS encoding purine-cytosine permease family protein produces the protein MSLYSRLEQRLEAQSDDAGPLVGTYSTGRLFMIWLAANLVVTTLLTGTLFIPDVNYGLVLLLIVLGTVIGAAVLVAVGTIGRRTGLPTMALTRGPFGTRGSLLPVAANVIILMGWSWVQAMLAGIALDYIVMTFTGFSSPVIFAVLCQTIVVILAIFGHAGVARVEPWFAAVILAIAAYIFVVAFSTYGPAEFTSIAASAEPYYDAGLVFDVVLATAISWTVLSADFNRLAGSTRASVIGSGVGYTLSTVISMSLGATAMAFVILSGGEAIPFDPVTIIEPFGWAFGVAIFLSVMATNTMVVYGMVTTVVNAIPGLRIKFLPAALILGVISILGATLFGLLDQFTNFLVTIGALFAPIFAIMIVDYYFIKRSSYDRDILNVKGGRYWYTGGVNWLAIGSWFVGAGLAYVWAYVWPLPFGSTAPAFIVTFVLYLAVSWHRRPKGEFTPVGNLAEEADAAPAVKA, from the coding sequence ATGTCGCTCTACTCCCGCCTCGAGCAGCGCCTCGAAGCCCAATCCGATGACGCCGGCCCCCTCGTCGGCACGTATTCGACCGGCCGCCTGTTCATGATCTGGCTGGCGGCGAACCTCGTCGTCACGACGCTGCTGACGGGAACGCTGTTCATCCCCGATGTGAACTACGGCCTCGTGCTGCTGCTGATCGTGCTCGGCACGGTGATCGGCGCGGCGGTGCTCGTCGCGGTCGGCACGATCGGTCGCCGCACGGGGCTGCCGACGATGGCGCTCACGCGTGGTCCGTTCGGAACGCGCGGGAGCCTGCTGCCGGTCGCTGCGAACGTGATCATCCTCATGGGGTGGAGCTGGGTGCAGGCGATGCTCGCGGGCATCGCGCTGGACTACATCGTCATGACGTTCACGGGCTTCTCGTCTCCGGTCATCTTCGCGGTGCTGTGCCAGACGATCGTCGTGATCCTCGCGATCTTCGGGCACGCGGGAGTCGCGCGCGTCGAGCCGTGGTTCGCGGCCGTGATCCTCGCGATCGCCGCATACATCTTCGTGGTGGCGTTCTCCACCTATGGTCCGGCCGAGTTCACGTCGATCGCGGCATCCGCTGAGCCTTACTACGACGCAGGTCTCGTATTCGACGTCGTGCTCGCGACGGCGATCTCATGGACCGTCCTCTCGGCCGACTTCAATCGCCTCGCCGGCAGCACGCGCGCGAGCGTGATCGGCTCGGGCGTCGGCTACACGCTGTCGACGGTCATCTCCATGTCGCTCGGCGCGACGGCGATGGCGTTCGTGATCCTGAGCGGGGGAGAGGCGATTCCGTTCGACCCGGTGACGATCATCGAGCCCTTCGGCTGGGCCTTCGGCGTCGCGATCTTCCTGTCGGTGATGGCGACGAACACGATGGTGGTGTACGGCATGGTGACGACGGTCGTGAACGCGATCCCGGGTCTGCGGATCAAGTTCCTGCCCGCCGCGCTCATCCTCGGCGTCATCTCTATCCTCGGAGCGACGCTGTTCGGCCTGCTCGACCAGTTCACGAACTTCCTCGTGACGATCGGCGCGCTGTTCGCCCCGATCTTCGCGATCATGATCGTGGACTACTACTTCATCAAGCGCTCGTCGTACGACCGCGACATCCTGAATGTGAAGGGCGGTCGCTACTGGTACACGGGCGGCGTGAACTGGCTCGCGATCGGCTCGTGGTTCGTCGGCGCCGGACTCGCGTACGTGTGGGCGTACGTGTGGCCGCTGCCGTTCGGCTCGACCGCGCCCGCGTTCATCGTGACGTTCGTGCTGTACCTCGCGGTGTCGTGGCACCGGCGTCCGAAGGGCGAGTTCACGCCGGTCGGCAATCTGGCCGAAGAGGCGGATGCAGCCCCCGCAGTGAAGGCATGA
- a CDS encoding cyclase family protein codes for MLRDLSHPIRDGMMVYPGDPSVSVRPALSLEADGVEVARIDMGSHTGTHVDAPAHTVAGGRTMASVSLDELVGEAVVLRLGSAAAGSSYGVGELTLDGGAVPDELPRIVIVDTGWAQWFGSERALQHPFMSASAARELWARGMRVLAVDTLSPDETGGSAFPIHDVVLGGDGLIVENVCGLEELPGRVEVGFFPLRLEGDGAPVRGVAF; via the coding sequence ATGCTGCGAGACCTGAGCCACCCGATCCGCGACGGCATGATGGTCTACCCCGGGGATCCCTCGGTGTCTGTGCGGCCGGCTCTGTCGTTGGAGGCCGATGGCGTGGAGGTCGCGCGCATCGACATGGGTTCCCACACGGGGACCCATGTCGATGCGCCGGCGCACACCGTGGCGGGTGGGCGGACGATGGCTTCGGTTTCGCTCGATGAGCTCGTGGGGGAGGCGGTGGTGTTGCGGCTCGGTTCGGCCGCTGCTGGTTCTTCGTACGGGGTGGGCGAGCTGACGCTCGACGGCGGGGCAGTGCCGGACGAGCTGCCTCGGATCGTGATCGTCGACACCGGGTGGGCCCAGTGGTTCGGGTCGGAGCGGGCGTTGCAGCATCCGTTCATGTCCGCTTCTGCGGCGCGAGAGTTGTGGGCGCGGGGGATGCGCGTGCTCGCGGTGGACACGTTGAGTCCGGATGAGACGGGTGGTTCGGCGTTTCCTATTCACGACGTCGTGCTCGGTGGGGATGGGCTCATCGTCGAGAACGTGTGCGGGTTGGAGGAGCTGCCGGGGCGGGTGGAGGTGGGGTTCTTCCCGTTACGTTTGGAGGGGGATGGGGCGCCGGTGCGGGGGGTGGCGTTCTAG
- a CDS encoding GNAT family N-acetyltransferase, protein MLPKTLPDGAILREARSGDEAGVLACIRGLAEYEREPDAVENTVEALTRTLFGETPHAFAHVVERDGEIVGIAIWFLTYSTWTGTHGIWLEDLFVDDAQRGRGYGKALMAALAAVCVERGYARFEWSVLDWNEPSIAFYRSIGAVPMDEWTTQRLTGTHLEALARVL, encoded by the coding sequence ATGCTCCCGAAGACCCTGCCCGACGGCGCGATCCTGCGCGAAGCGCGCTCCGGTGACGAGGCGGGTGTGCTTGCCTGCATCCGCGGACTCGCCGAATACGAACGCGAACCGGATGCCGTCGAGAACACCGTCGAAGCCCTCACACGCACGCTCTTCGGCGAGACGCCGCACGCGTTCGCGCACGTGGTCGAGCGCGACGGCGAGATCGTCGGCATTGCGATCTGGTTCCTCACCTATTCGACCTGGACCGGCACGCACGGCATCTGGCTAGAAGACCTCTTCGTCGACGACGCGCAGCGCGGCCGCGGCTACGGCAAGGCCCTCATGGCGGCGCTCGCGGCGGTGTGCGTCGAGCGCGGCTACGCGCGCTTCGAGTGGAGCGTCCTGGACTGGAACGAGCCGTCCATCGCCTTCTACCGCTCGATCGGCGCCGTCCCGATGGACGAATGGACCACCCAGCGGCTCACCGGCACCCACCTCGAGGCGCTCGCGCGGGTCTTGTGA
- a CDS encoding DUF1697 domain-containing protein → MRCVAFMRNVNQGQHGHPSSDDIRAGFADAGCPDAVTFQSNGTILFESDAAAKVIAKAEASIAARSGYAREIYWTPLDTLVEVASRYGAVRDPRRFEFALHGGGTIDTNDADATAEADRNRCELVDSGRGWALVRNKIEGEGHATPTIESITGTRASARGLPTVERFVARFARDA, encoded by the coding sequence ATGCGCTGCGTCGCGTTCATGCGGAACGTCAACCAAGGCCAGCACGGACACCCGTCGAGCGACGACATCCGCGCGGGCTTCGCCGATGCCGGATGCCCCGACGCGGTGACGTTCCAGAGCAACGGCACGATCCTGTTCGAGTCGGATGCTGCCGCCAAGGTCATCGCCAAAGCCGAAGCGTCGATTGCCGCCCGCTCGGGATACGCGCGCGAAATCTACTGGACTCCGCTCGACACGCTCGTGGAGGTCGCTTCGAGGTATGGCGCAGTGCGCGATCCGCGGAGGTTCGAGTTCGCGCTGCACGGAGGCGGCACGATCGACACGAATGACGCCGATGCCACGGCCGAAGCCGACCGCAACCGCTGCGAGCTCGTCGACTCGGGGCGCGGGTGGGCGCTCGTGCGCAACAAGATCGAGGGCGAGGGTCACGCGACGCCGACGATCGAGTCGATCACGGGCACCCGTGCGTCGGCGCGGGGGTTGCCCACGGTCGAGCGGTTCGTGGCGCGGTTCGCGCGGGACGCGTGA
- a CDS encoding VOC family protein, giving the protein MTITDSAISLNVADVAASSAWARSYLGFEVAMEADGFCSLAHPDAGFNLIYLRTGLSTFKPASAAGHADGLLVVFTVDDIDAYYERLREDGVEIVTPIETEPWGERYFQMADPNGIVYQLVQWVTPPAQD; this is encoded by the coding sequence TTGACCATCACCGATTCCGCCATCTCGCTCAACGTCGCCGATGTCGCGGCGTCGTCCGCGTGGGCGCGCAGCTACTTGGGCTTCGAGGTCGCGATGGAGGCCGACGGGTTCTGCTCGCTGGCGCATCCGGATGCCGGCTTCAACCTCATCTACCTGCGCACCGGGCTGTCGACGTTCAAGCCCGCGTCGGCGGCCGGCCATGCCGACGGGCTGCTCGTGGTGTTCACGGTCGACGACATCGATGCCTACTACGAGCGACTGCGCGAGGACGGCGTCGAGATCGTCACGCCGATCGAGACCGAGCCGTGGGGCGAGCGCTACTTCCAGATGGCCGACCCCAACGGCATCGTCTACCAGCTCGTGCAGTGGGTGACGCCGCCGGCTCAGGACTGA
- a CDS encoding TetR/AcrR family transcriptional regulator → MTADRTGAGSPSATLALLWGPSNEASRRKGPARSVTVAQVVDAALALADEQGLTALTMRAVAERVGISTMSVYTYVPGKPELLDLMVDALYARMERRSWDASESWRERVSTLAEENRMLLLQHPWMTEVAALSRPPLGPGLMAKYEHELAAFDDTALSDVDTDSALSWVLGFVQAHCRAAHDARRATTDTAISDAEWWEANQPILARAFDPERYPRAVRVGAAAGEAQGSAWSEERAWEFGLARTLDGLAVLIEGR, encoded by the coding sequence ATGACCGCAGATCGCACGGGCGCCGGCTCGCCGAGCGCGACCCTCGCGCTGCTGTGGGGGCCGTCCAATGAGGCGTCGCGCCGAAAGGGACCGGCGCGTTCCGTGACGGTCGCGCAGGTCGTCGATGCCGCCCTCGCTCTCGCGGACGAGCAGGGGCTCACCGCGCTCACGATGCGCGCGGTCGCCGAGCGCGTCGGCATCTCGACGATGTCCGTCTATACGTACGTCCCCGGCAAACCCGAGCTCCTCGATCTCATGGTCGACGCGCTGTATGCGCGGATGGAGCGCCGTTCCTGGGATGCGTCGGAGTCGTGGCGTGAGCGGGTCTCGACGTTGGCGGAGGAGAACCGGATGCTGCTGCTCCAGCATCCGTGGATGACCGAAGTCGCCGCCCTCAGCCGCCCACCCCTCGGGCCGGGCTTGATGGCGAAATACGAGCACGAGCTCGCGGCGTTCGACGACACCGCGCTGTCGGATGTCGATACGGATTCGGCTTTGAGTTGGGTACTGGGTTTCGTGCAGGCGCATTGCCGGGCGGCGCACGATGCGCGGCGAGCGACGACCGACACGGCCATCAGCGACGCCGAGTGGTGGGAGGCGAATCAGCCGATCCTGGCGCGGGCGTTCGATCCGGAGAGGTATCCGCGTGCGGTGCGCGTCGGCGCGGCCGCGGGTGAAGCGCAGGGGAGTGCGTGGAGCGAGGAGCGGGCGTGGGAGTTCGGCCTCGCGCGGACGCTGGATGGGTTGGCGGTGCTGATCGAAGGGCGGTAG
- a CDS encoding HNH endonuclease signature motif containing protein: MPATAEGYPPSQVPDAIDRVRVAGDMVAMFAAEQFYRVDEARTEALADAARYGRDLTTVVERGIRLELAAGMRITEHAAGDLIRRAEALVHRYPDALDSLSRARITLAHAEYLVDRLDELEPDVRDGLIADAIGLAEEHPVGVFRRALRNLIEMHRSVTLAQRHEVALVKRRVVVERADDGMAWLSACIPAVEAHAIYGRLTAMAKAIKAHESETAPRDSGATPIDARSMDQLRADVLSDLLIDGDTSVHPDEVRGIRATVAVTVPALTLLAETDTDRAVAGLAPAVVEGVGPIALDRARELCGGADGWMRILTHPETGMVLSAGRTQYRPPPMLRKLVRWRADRCMAPGCGIPASRCEIDHTIAWEHGGETSLDNLAPLCKGHHTVKHHGGWRVRQVPESGGALEWRSPAGRTYVVQPERRVPVFRPADAANAPF, from the coding sequence ATGCCCGCCACCGCCGAGGGTTATCCGCCCTCCCAGGTCCCCGACGCGATCGATCGCGTCCGCGTGGCGGGCGACATGGTGGCGATGTTCGCGGCTGAGCAGTTCTACCGGGTCGACGAAGCCCGCACCGAGGCCCTGGCCGATGCGGCCCGGTACGGGCGGGACCTCACCACTGTGGTGGAGCGGGGCATCCGGCTGGAGTTGGCGGCGGGGATGCGGATCACGGAGCACGCCGCCGGCGACCTCATCCGCCGCGCCGAGGCGCTCGTGCACCGGTACCCGGACGCACTGGACTCACTCAGTCGCGCACGTATCACTCTTGCCCACGCCGAGTACCTCGTCGACCGCCTCGACGAGCTCGAGCCCGACGTGCGCGACGGGCTCATCGCTGACGCGATCGGGCTTGCCGAGGAGCACCCGGTTGGCGTGTTCCGGCGAGCGCTGCGGAATTTGATCGAGATGCATCGGTCGGTCACCCTCGCCCAGCGGCATGAGGTGGCGCTCGTAAAGCGGCGGGTCGTGGTCGAGCGCGCCGATGACGGGATGGCGTGGCTCAGCGCCTGCATCCCGGCGGTGGAGGCGCACGCCATCTACGGGCGCCTGACCGCGATGGCGAAGGCGATCAAGGCCCACGAATCCGAGACGGCACCGCGCGACAGCGGCGCGACGCCGATTGACGCACGCTCGATGGATCAGCTCCGTGCAGACGTGCTCAGCGACCTGCTCATCGACGGCGACACCAGCGTGCACCCGGACGAAGTGCGCGGGATCCGTGCGACGGTCGCGGTGACGGTGCCCGCGCTGACGCTCCTCGCCGAAACGGACACCGATCGTGCCGTGGCGGGGTTGGCGCCGGCGGTGGTGGAGGGTGTTGGGCCCATCGCGCTGGACCGCGCCCGCGAGCTGTGCGGCGGCGCGGACGGATGGATGCGGATCCTCACCCACCCCGAAACGGGCATGGTGCTCTCTGCCGGTCGGACGCAATATCGGCCGCCCCCGATGCTGCGGAAACTGGTCAGGTGGCGGGCGGATCGATGTATGGCTCCCGGATGCGGCATCCCCGCCTCCCGCTGCGAGATCGACCACACCATCGCGTGGGAACACGGCGGGGAGACCTCGCTCGACAACCTCGCCCCCTTGTGCAAGGGGCACCACACGGTGAAACACCACGGCGGGTGGCGAGTGAGACAGGTCCCCGAAAGCGGGGGAGCGCTCGAGTGGAGATCTCCCGCGGGTCGCACCTACGTGGTGCAACCGGAACGCCGCGTGCCCGTGTTCCGACCCGCCGACGCCGCCAACGCACCCTTCTGA
- a CDS encoding VOC family protein yields MSDRPRPAVPPAPVGSNTVNPFIMADNAAELIEFLEYVFGAIDVPEARTLDGDGTILHSELLIGDSMITVADRKADWPFTPAFTRVYVDDVDATLERAVQRGGRIVTNPTDFWGDVFSRFVDPQQNLWWVYAHNPAPADTGDADSQTWSGTWTEPDAEPNAEPGADETWESYSSPELTYIHSTLLEAVASLRDPRR; encoded by the coding sequence GTGTCCGACCGTCCCCGTCCCGCCGTTCCGCCCGCGCCAGTCGGTTCGAACACCGTCAACCCGTTCATCATGGCCGACAACGCCGCCGAGCTCATCGAGTTTCTCGAGTACGTCTTCGGAGCGATAGACGTTCCCGAAGCCCGCACGCTCGACGGGGACGGCACGATCCTGCACTCCGAGCTGCTCATCGGCGATTCGATGATCACCGTGGCCGACCGCAAAGCCGACTGGCCGTTCACGCCTGCGTTCACCCGCGTGTACGTCGACGACGTCGACGCGACGCTTGAGCGAGCCGTCCAACGGGGAGGGCGGATCGTGACCAACCCGACAGACTTCTGGGGCGACGTCTTCTCGCGCTTCGTGGACCCGCAGCAGAACCTGTGGTGGGTGTACGCCCACAACCCCGCGCCAGCCGACACCGGCGACGCCGACAGCCAGACCTGGTCCGGGACCTGGACCGAGCCGGATGCCGAGCCCAACGCCGAACCCGGAGCCGACGAGACCTGGGAGTCGTACTCCTCACCAGAGCTGACGTACATCCACTCCACACTTCTCGAAGCGGTGGCATCCCTGCGCGACCCGCGTCGCTGA
- a CDS encoding lytic transglycosylase domain-containing protein, with amino-acid sequence MATIVGCAGAVPLSYAEASVNSAPAMPSMVLASYSTPAPLAADAELAVATGDTSTTEARAAVEAADAAVASAAQVATDVEASGLDIGVTPTVDTTALEATAGRLALGIKSLPESLLPDVTADVTALVSSVQEQVAGLRGRLDAAVQAKKEAEEQARRAAEEKARQAAEAAERARQQQSSGSGGGGWVPSVPVGGATGDNSPAGAQATARGMLGSYGWGDDQFGCLYNLWQKESGWNYQAYNRSSGAFGIPQALPGSKMATAGADWQTSARTQIAWGLGYISGRYGSPCNAWGHSQSVGWY; translated from the coding sequence GTGGCGACGATCGTCGGATGCGCGGGTGCCGTTCCGCTCTCGTACGCCGAGGCATCCGTGAACTCCGCGCCCGCGATGCCCTCGATGGTGCTCGCTTCGTACTCGACGCCCGCTCCGCTAGCGGCCGACGCCGAGCTCGCCGTCGCCACCGGGGACACGTCGACCACCGAGGCGAGGGCCGCCGTGGAGGCCGCGGACGCCGCTGTCGCGAGCGCCGCGCAGGTGGCGACGGATGTCGAGGCATCCGGGCTCGACATCGGCGTGACGCCGACGGTCGACACGACCGCGCTCGAGGCGACCGCGGGTCGCCTCGCGCTTGGCATCAAGAGCCTTCCCGAGTCGTTGCTGCCGGATGTCACGGCGGATGTGACCGCGCTCGTGTCGTCGGTGCAGGAGCAGGTCGCGGGTCTGCGCGGCCGACTCGATGCGGCGGTCCAGGCCAAGAAGGAGGCCGAGGAGCAGGCCCGTCGCGCGGCCGAGGAGAAGGCGCGCCAGGCCGCCGAAGCCGCCGAGCGCGCGCGGCAGCAGCAGTCGTCCGGCTCGGGTGGCGGCGGCTGGGTGCCCTCGGTGCCCGTCGGCGGCGCCACGGGCGACAACAGCCCGGCCGGCGCGCAGGCCACGGCTCGCGGCATGCTCGGCAGCTACGGCTGGGGCGATGACCAGTTCGGCTGCCTGTACAACCTGTGGCAGAAGGAGTCCGGCTGGAACTACCAGGCCTACAACCGCTCGAGCGGTGCGTTCGGCATTCCGCAGGCGCTTCCCGGCAGCAAGATGGCGACCGCGGGCGCCGACTGGCAGACCAGTGCCCGCACGCAGATCGCGTGGGGTCTCGGCTACATCTCCGGTCGTTACGGCTCGCCGTGCAACGCCTGGGGTCACTCGCAGTCCGTGGGCTGGTACTGA
- a CDS encoding DUF503 domain-containing protein, with amino-acid sequence MWIGWIEFDVLLGEVHSLKQKRSIVRPLLADLSRRTEAAVAEVGANDLHRRTSIGMSVVARDARHVRDVLERAERMLAEEHPEVTLLSSRRGLHSSED; translated from the coding sequence ATGTGGATCGGCTGGATCGAGTTCGACGTGCTGCTCGGCGAGGTGCATTCGCTGAAGCAGAAGCGCAGCATCGTGCGCCCCCTCCTCGCGGACCTCAGCCGGCGCACCGAGGCCGCCGTCGCGGAGGTCGGCGCGAACGACCTGCACCGGCGCACGTCCATCGGAATGTCGGTCGTCGCGAGGGACGCGAGGCACGTCCGAGACGTGCTCGAAAGGGCAGAGCGGATGCTCGCAGAGGAGCATCCGGAAGTCACCCTGCTGTCGTCGAGACGGGGTCTTCATTCGAGCGAGGACTGA
- a CDS encoding NUDIX domain-containing protein: MPAEPTARAQLAALAQANHSSSRAHDAGESRPAAVLILFGVLDGLPSEHEAQAAAVPRDLDVLLLERASTLRSHPGQVAFPGGRLDPRDDGPVAAALREAHEETGVDPAGVEVLGTLENIPLEYSQHLVTPVLAWWRHPSPVRVVDERESADVFRAPVADLLDPANRGVTVIRRDGQEWRGPGFLVRAENGDHLVWGFTGLVLDGLFNRLGWTEPWDDTRELPLELPDIEPEV; the protein is encoded by the coding sequence GTGCCCGCCGAACCGACCGCACGAGCTCAGCTCGCGGCCCTCGCCCAAGCCAACCACTCCTCGTCCCGCGCGCACGACGCGGGAGAGTCCCGTCCCGCCGCCGTGCTCATCCTGTTCGGGGTGCTGGATGGACTCCCGAGCGAACACGAAGCGCAGGCGGCAGCGGTGCCGCGCGACCTCGACGTCCTCCTGCTCGAGCGCGCGTCGACGCTGCGCTCCCACCCCGGTCAGGTGGCCTTTCCGGGCGGACGGCTCGACCCGCGTGACGACGGCCCTGTCGCGGCCGCGCTCCGCGAGGCCCACGAAGAGACCGGCGTCGACCCGGCAGGCGTCGAGGTGCTCGGAACGCTCGAGAACATCCCGCTCGAGTACTCGCAGCACCTCGTGACTCCGGTGCTCGCGTGGTGGCGGCATCCGTCACCCGTTCGAGTCGTCGATGAACGCGAGTCCGCCGACGTGTTCCGCGCACCCGTCGCCGACCTGCTCGACCCGGCCAATCGCGGCGTGACGGTCATCCGCCGCGACGGCCAGGAGTGGCGCGGGCCCGGCTTCCTCGTGCGCGCCGAGAACGGCGATCACCTCGTGTGGGGCTTCACCGGGCTCGTGCTCGACGGCCTCTTCAACCGCCTCGGCTGGACCGAGCCGTGGGACGACACGCGCGAGCTGCCGCTCGAGCTCCCCGACATCGAGCCCGAGGTCTAG